A region of Oncorhynchus masou masou isolate Uvic2021 chromosome 29, UVic_Omas_1.1, whole genome shotgun sequence DNA encodes the following proteins:
- the LOC135519980 gene encoding lysophospholipase-like protein 1 isoform X3 — MAAVPSSKLLGDTGRGVRAWVKEVSVPDLAFPHIRVVYPTAPARPYTPMRGALSNVWFDRYKISHDCLEHLESIDAMANSLGAVIQEEIRAGVPKHRMIIGGFSMGGAMALHLACRYHPDVAGVFALSSFLNKDSVVYQAVEERARAGSPLPELFQGHGTGDELVFHKWGEETTALLKKAGMTTTFHSFPGLQHQLSRPEIELLRSWILTKLRPDSLGASGQ, encoded by the exons ATGGCTGCCGTACCGAGCAGCAAACTTCTAG GAGACACTGGACGGGGAGTGCGAGCATGGGTCAAAGAGGTTTCGGTACCAGACCTGGCTTTCCCCCACATCAGAGTGGTATATCCCACAGCTCCAGCCag GCCATACACACCCATGCGGGGGGCTCTGTCCAATGTGTGGTTTGACCGCTACAAGATCTCACACGACTGCCTGGAGCACTTGGAGTCTATAGACGCCATGGCCAACTCCTTGGGAGCGGTTATACAGGAGGAGATCAGGGCAGGAGTACCAAAACACAGGATGATCATAG GGGGTTTTTCTATGGGCGGAGCTATGGCCCTCCACCTGGCGTGCCGTTATCACCCTGACGTAGCAGGAGTCTTTGCTCTGTCCAGCTTTCTCAACAAAGACTCTGTAGTATATCAG GCTGTGGAGGAGCGGGCAAGGGCGGGGAGCCCCCTCCCAGAGCTATTCCAGGGCCATGGGACAGGAGACGAGTTGGTGTTCCATAAGTGGGGAGAAGAAACTACGGCCCTGCTGAAGAAGGCTGGGATGACTACCACCTTCCACTCGTTCCCAGGCCTCCAGCACCAGCTCTCCCGGCCAGAGATTGAGTTACTGCGCTCCTGGATCCTCACCAAGCTGCGCCCGGACAGTCTAGGCGCCAGTGGGCAGTGA
- the LOC135519980 gene encoding lysophospholipase-like protein 1 isoform X1, whose product MAAVPSSKLLGKCVASPTGKHSASVIFLHGSGDTGRGVRAWVKEVSVPDLAFPHIRVVYPTAPARPYTPMRGALSNVWFDRYKISHDCLEHLESIDAMANSLGAVIQEEIRAGVPKHRMIIGGFSMGGAMALHLACRYHPDVAGVFALSSFLNKDSVVYQAVEERARAGSPLPELFQGHGTGDELVFHKWGEETTALLKKAGMTTTFHSFPGLQHQLSRPEIELLRSWILTKLRPDSLGASGQ is encoded by the exons ATGGCTGCCGTACCGAGCAGCAAACTTCTAGGCAAGTGTGTTGCATCTCCAACCGGGAAACACTCCGCGTCGGTCATCTTCTTACACGGCTCAG GAGACACTGGACGGGGAGTGCGAGCATGGGTCAAAGAGGTTTCGGTACCAGACCTGGCTTTCCCCCACATCAGAGTGGTATATCCCACAGCTCCAGCCag GCCATACACACCCATGCGGGGGGCTCTGTCCAATGTGTGGTTTGACCGCTACAAGATCTCACACGACTGCCTGGAGCACTTGGAGTCTATAGACGCCATGGCCAACTCCTTGGGAGCGGTTATACAGGAGGAGATCAGGGCAGGAGTACCAAAACACAGGATGATCATAG GGGGTTTTTCTATGGGCGGAGCTATGGCCCTCCACCTGGCGTGCCGTTATCACCCTGACGTAGCAGGAGTCTTTGCTCTGTCCAGCTTTCTCAACAAAGACTCTGTAGTATATCAG GCTGTGGAGGAGCGGGCAAGGGCGGGGAGCCCCCTCCCAGAGCTATTCCAGGGCCATGGGACAGGAGACGAGTTGGTGTTCCATAAGTGGGGAGAAGAAACTACGGCCCTGCTGAAGAAGGCTGGGATGACTACCACCTTCCACTCGTTCCCAGGCCTCCAGCACCAGCTCTCCCGGCCAGAGATTGAGTTACTGCGCTCCTGGATCCTCACCAAGCTGCGCCCGGACAGTCTAGGCGCCAGTGGGCAGTGA
- the LOC135519980 gene encoding lysophospholipase-like protein 1 isoform X2, translating into MGVLLHLETSVLLTKRPLKGDTGRGVRAWVKEVSVPDLAFPHIRVVYPTAPARPYTPMRGALSNVWFDRYKISHDCLEHLESIDAMANSLGAVIQEEIRAGVPKHRMIIGGFSMGGAMALHLACRYHPDVAGVFALSSFLNKDSVVYQAVEERARAGSPLPELFQGHGTGDELVFHKWGEETTALLKKAGMTTTFHSFPGLQHQLSRPEIELLRSWILTKLRPDSLGASGQ; encoded by the exons GAGACACTGGACGGGGAGTGCGAGCATGGGTCAAAGAGGTTTCGGTACCAGACCTGGCTTTCCCCCACATCAGAGTGGTATATCCCACAGCTCCAGCCag GCCATACACACCCATGCGGGGGGCTCTGTCCAATGTGTGGTTTGACCGCTACAAGATCTCACACGACTGCCTGGAGCACTTGGAGTCTATAGACGCCATGGCCAACTCCTTGGGAGCGGTTATACAGGAGGAGATCAGGGCAGGAGTACCAAAACACAGGATGATCATAG GGGGTTTTTCTATGGGCGGAGCTATGGCCCTCCACCTGGCGTGCCGTTATCACCCTGACGTAGCAGGAGTCTTTGCTCTGTCCAGCTTTCTCAACAAAGACTCTGTAGTATATCAG GCTGTGGAGGAGCGGGCAAGGGCGGGGAGCCCCCTCCCAGAGCTATTCCAGGGCCATGGGACAGGAGACGAGTTGGTGTTCCATAAGTGGGGAGAAGAAACTACGGCCCTGCTGAAGAAGGCTGGGATGACTACCACCTTCCACTCGTTCCCAGGCCTCCAGCACCAGCTCTCCCGGCCAGAGATTGAGTTACTGCGCTCCTGGATCCTCACCAAGCTGCGCCCGGACAGTCTAGGCGCCAGTGGGCAGTGA